Proteins encoded in a region of the Anoxybacillus amylolyticus genome:
- a CDS encoding urease accessory protein UreH domain-containing protein: protein MYSFLSQVSNLLSQPFLNMANSMTAIPILSAFLLGIVGAMAPCQLTGNLGAITLYSNQSLQKGMAWKELLLFIFGKIVAFSGLGLIVWLMGKEIQSTLTLYFPWLRKLVGPILILVGLYLFGLFKMYWNVTLFKVPERWRKGKIGSFFMGFGFSLAFCPTMFVLFFVTLMPLVYSTSYGVLLPSIFAVGTSVPVIFFIFVLWYLGFSGTLMKKGRQVGRIVQKTAGIVMVLLGILDTITYWF, encoded by the coding sequence GTGTATTCGTTCTTGAGTCAAGTCAGTAACCTTCTAAGTCAACCGTTTCTCAATATGGCAAATAGCATGACAGCGATTCCTATTTTGTCAGCTTTCCTCCTTGGAATAGTGGGAGCGATGGCTCCGTGTCAACTCACTGGTAATTTAGGAGCGATCACATTATACAGTAATCAGTCTTTGCAAAAAGGAATGGCTTGGAAAGAGTTGCTTTTATTTATTTTCGGTAAAATCGTTGCTTTTTCCGGTTTAGGCTTGATTGTCTGGCTCATGGGGAAAGAGATTCAAAGTACGCTAACATTGTATTTTCCGTGGTTAAGAAAGCTCGTTGGTCCCATTCTCATTCTTGTAGGCTTATATTTGTTTGGGCTTTTTAAAATGTATTGGAACGTTACCTTGTTCAAAGTGCCTGAGAGATGGCGAAAAGGAAAAATCGGTTCGTTTTTCATGGGATTTGGCTTTTCATTAGCTTTTTGTCCAACGATGTTTGTGCTGTTTTTTGTCACTCTCATGCCTCTCGTCTATTCAACGTCTTATGGGGTGCTATTACCGAGCATCTTTGCCGTTGGAACTTCTGTACCTGTTATTTTCTTTATCTTTGTCCTTTGGTACTTAGGATTTAGCGGCACTCTGATGAAAAAAGGAAGGCAGGTAGGGAGGATTGTTCAAAAAACAGCCGGAATCGTGATGGTTTTACTTGGTATATTAGATACGATCACTTATTGGTTTTAA
- a CDS encoding F510_1955 family glycosylhydrolase encodes MTKMTKAIIITSSILLLSACSSSNEKEQAFITSKEQAKSNVSVTNNPFFKEKKEGKIEHLHGIGYAGNQHAIYFATHEGLFVYQNNKWYETISNKHDYMGFSATDDGFYSSGHPEEGSSLGNPLGLVKSFDNGQTLMNLGFYKESDFHYMTVGYKSHTIYVVNQEENKTLGQGVFYSKDDGKTWSPSQLNGLPQTAAGTIAAHPTDESMVGISTSEGIFVSRDNGNTFERFTRKINTTTFAFQEKSIVFAAVENDKPILIKQSLDTKQEEVLSVPALDEKDHIMYITSNPANDNEIVIATTNGDIFMTKNNGAIWTKLASKGKI; translated from the coding sequence ATGACAAAAATGACGAAAGCAATCATCATTACATCATCCATTCTTCTTCTAAGCGCTTGTTCATCATCCAACGAAAAAGAGCAAGCCTTTATTACAAGCAAAGAACAAGCAAAGTCGAATGTATCTGTTACCAATAATCCTTTCTTTAAAGAAAAAAAAGAAGGAAAGATCGAGCATTTACATGGAATCGGTTATGCAGGCAACCAACATGCGATTTACTTTGCTACACATGAAGGTTTATTCGTTTACCAAAATAATAAGTGGTATGAAACGATTTCTAATAAGCATGATTATATGGGCTTTTCGGCTACAGACGACGGCTTTTATTCATCAGGGCATCCGGAAGAAGGTTCATCTTTAGGAAATCCACTTGGTCTCGTGAAAAGTTTTGATAATGGACAAACATTGATGAATTTAGGATTTTATAAAGAATCTGATTTTCATTATATGACCGTTGGCTATAAAAGCCATACCATTTATGTTGTGAACCAAGAAGAAAACAAAACGCTCGGACAAGGGGTATTTTACAGTAAAGACGACGGGAAAACGTGGTCGCCAAGTCAATTGAACGGCTTGCCGCAAACTGCAGCGGGAACGATTGCTGCCCACCCAACGGATGAAAGTATGGTTGGAATTAGTACATCGGAAGGAATTTTTGTTTCAAGAGATAATGGGAATACGTTTGAACGGTTCACTCGAAAAATCAATACGACGACGTTTGCGTTCCAAGAAAAATCCATTGTATTTGCAGCTGTAGAGAACGATAAGCCTATCCTAATCAAACAATCACTAGACACAAAACAAGAGGAAGTTCTTTCCGTTCCTGCATTGGACGAAAAAGATCATATCATGTATATCACTTCTAATCCAGCAAATGACAACGAAATAGTGATTGCGACGACGAACGGGGATATTTTCATGACAAAAAATAACGGTGCAATCTGGACAAAACTAGCATCGAAAGGGAAAATATAA
- a CDS encoding dihydrolipoamide acetyltransferase family protein has protein sequence MRYEFKLPDIGEGLHEAEIVRWLVQEGEEVTIDQPIAEIQTDKATVEISIPVAGKIIALAGPEGKVVKVGEPLIIVDMQEKMEAVAQFAPPQAAAPSTPQQEGASSASLQATAHLAVHWKKHVIAAPSVRKRAREMGIPIEDVKGTGEGGRIVAADLERYVTERAAAAAAPALETIEPPMSPLKQTEERLPMRGLRKKIAEKMVKSFYTAPHVTGMDEVDVTTLVDIRTSLMNQLSIKLTYLPFVIKAVTRALKEHPLFNATLDEETNEIVLKKEYHIGIATATKEGLVVPVIRHADQKSIRELAEELTALVEKAHRHTLRVDELQGSTFTITSTGANGGWFATPIINYPEVAILGVHAIKRKPVVIGEEIVIRDMMGISLTFDHRVIDGEPAGRFMAAVASVLEKPEQLLLDVR, from the coding sequence ATGCGCTACGAATTTAAACTGCCGGACATCGGCGAAGGGCTGCATGAAGCAGAGATTGTTCGATGGCTCGTTCAAGAAGGAGAAGAAGTCACGATCGATCAGCCAATTGCAGAAATCCAGACAGATAAAGCAACGGTCGAAATTTCCATCCCTGTTGCGGGGAAAATCATTGCCCTTGCTGGACCTGAAGGAAAAGTGGTGAAAGTAGGAGAGCCGCTGATCATCGTCGATATGCAGGAAAAAATGGAAGCGGTTGCACAATTTGCGCCGCCTCAAGCGGCCGCACCGTCTACGCCTCAACAGGAAGGAGCTTCCTCTGCATCGCTCCAAGCGACCGCACACCTTGCCGTTCACTGGAAAAAGCACGTGATTGCGGCGCCGTCTGTTCGAAAACGGGCACGGGAGATGGGCATTCCGATTGAAGACGTGAAAGGAACAGGCGAAGGCGGGAGGATCGTCGCTGCCGATTTAGAGCGGTATGTAACCGAGCGAGCAGCGGCTGCGGCCGCCCCTGCGCTAGAAACAATAGAGCCGCCGATGTCCCCGCTAAAACAAACGGAAGAACGCCTCCCGATGCGTGGCTTGCGGAAAAAAATTGCAGAGAAAATGGTGAAATCATTCTATACTGCCCCCCATGTCACCGGAATGGACGAAGTCGATGTAACAACGCTTGTCGACATTCGGACAAGTTTAATGAATCAGCTATCGATAAAGCTTACGTATTTGCCGTTTGTCATTAAAGCGGTCACGCGTGCGTTAAAGGAACACCCGCTGTTTAACGCAACGCTTGATGAAGAAACGAACGAAATCGTACTGAAAAAAGAATATCATATCGGGATTGCCACCGCGACAAAAGAAGGGCTTGTCGTTCCGGTCATTCGCCATGCCGACCAAAAATCGATCCGTGAACTTGCCGAAGAACTTACTGCATTGGTGGAAAAAGCCCATCGCCATACGCTTCGTGTCGATGAACTGCAAGGAAGTACGTTTACGATTACAAGCACTGGGGCGAACGGCGGCTGGTTTGCGACGCCGATTATTAACTATCCAGAAGTTGCAATTTTAGGTGTCCATGCGATAAAGCGAAAGCCAGTCGTCATCGGAGAAGAAATCGTCATTCGAGATATGATGGGCATTTCGTTAACCTTTGACCACCGCGTCATCGATGGAGAACCAGCAGGGCGGTTTATGGCGGCAGTCGCTAGCGTGTTAGAAAAACCGGAACAACTTTTACTCGATGTCCGATAA
- a CDS encoding metal-sensing transcriptional repressor, with translation MNHCEDQHMDKKMIPRTEEEIEKIVNRLKRIEGQVRGVQKMVEDNRYCIDILVQISAITAALNKVGLNLLERHVSHCVSKAIREGSGEESIRELMDVIKQFSK, from the coding sequence ATGAACCATTGTGAAGATCAACATATGGATAAAAAAATGATTCCGCGCACGGAAGAAGAAATTGAAAAAATTGTGAATCGCTTAAAACGCATTGAAGGCCAAGTGCGCGGTGTGCAAAAAATGGTGGAGGACAATCGTTATTGTATTGATATTTTAGTTCAAATTTCAGCGATCACGGCAGCGTTAAATAAAGTAGGACTGAACTTGTTAGAACGTCATGTCAGCCATTGTGTGTCTAAAGCGATCCGCGAAGGAAGCGGAGAAGAATCCATTCGCGAATTAATGGATGTTATTAAACAGTTCTCAAAGTGA
- a CDS encoding MFS transporter produces MTKEARLYLWMMAFFTFAFGMSNTFINVFLWKLNSSYIFLAKYSFIWSFVILVSFPLCASYARKKTPMASLRLGVIFFILTFGFVLFYQEQSPAHIYEIGCLMGLGASFFAIGMHMQSLDSTEDQERDRFLYVGNLLNSVSGMLAPMLAGYFIERYAGMKGYYLVFSMTLLWFLVVVLMSFRLKGKQVSKQSQLLEVWKNPSREWKGMYWVTMGSGVVEGTYSTFLVTMMSYSILKSEFALGGFATFASLMGMLTSFVLSRFSNPERRLNIYTAGALLLCVSSVALSLKQEFSILVVYTILSTIGFNLLTTTFNAWTYASIEKDPAYQERRLDYIVIREIPLGLGRMIGIILFLVLHAYTDPQKILAISFALFGSVYLLLVVPLRKIWSRSVSDRNIAA; encoded by the coding sequence ATGACAAAAGAAGCTCGATTATATTTGTGGATGATGGCATTTTTTACGTTTGCATTCGGGATGTCTAATACGTTCATCAACGTATTTCTTTGGAAGTTGAACTCATCGTACATTTTTTTGGCCAAGTACAGTTTCATTTGGTCTTTTGTCATTTTAGTCAGTTTTCCGCTTTGTGCTTCTTATGCTCGCAAAAAAACACCGATGGCGAGTTTGCGTTTGGGCGTTATCTTTTTTATTTTGACCTTTGGTTTCGTATTGTTTTATCAAGAACAAAGTCCGGCGCATATTTATGAGATTGGGTGTTTGATGGGATTAGGCGCGAGTTTTTTTGCCATTGGAATGCATATGCAATCTTTGGACAGTACGGAAGACCAAGAGCGGGATCGATTTCTTTATGTAGGAAATCTTTTAAATAGCGTGAGCGGAATGCTCGCTCCGATGTTGGCAGGATATTTCATTGAACGTTACGCAGGGATGAAAGGGTATTATCTAGTTTTTAGCATGACCCTTCTTTGGTTTTTAGTGGTTGTGCTAATGTCCTTTAGGTTGAAAGGAAAACAAGTATCGAAGCAATCCCAGTTGCTTGAAGTGTGGAAAAATCCATCTCGAGAATGGAAAGGGATGTATTGGGTGACTATGGGCTCCGGTGTAGTCGAAGGAACGTATTCAACATTTCTTGTGACGATGATGTCTTATTCGATCTTAAAAAGCGAGTTTGCCCTTGGCGGATTTGCTACTTTTGCCTCTTTGATGGGGATGCTTACTTCATTTGTGTTGTCTAGATTTTCTAACCCTGAACGGCGATTGAACATTTATACTGCCGGAGCGTTGCTGCTTTGCGTATCATCGGTTGCACTCAGCTTGAAACAAGAATTTTCCATTCTCGTTGTTTATACAATTCTCTCGACGATTGGGTTCAATCTCCTTACAACAACGTTTAATGCGTGGACGTATGCTTCGATCGAAAAAGATCCAGCCTATCAAGAACGACGCTTAGATTATATTGTTATTCGTGAAATTCCTTTAGGATTGGGGCGGATGATCGGAATTATCTTGTTCTTGGTGCTACATGCTTATACCGATCCGCAAAAAATTTTGGCTATCAGTTTCGCACTCTTTGGCTCTGTTTACCTCCTTTTAGTGGTGCCTTTGAGAAAAATATGGTCGAGAAGTGTCAGTGACAGAAATATAGCTGCATAG
- the copZ gene encoding copper chaperone CopZ: MTITLRVQGMTCGHCKAAVTNALQELDGVSRVEVHLQEGTVDVDYDETKVSVEKLKEAIEEQGYDVK, translated from the coding sequence ATGACGATTACATTACGTGTACAAGGAATGACATGCGGACATTGCAAAGCGGCTGTGACGAATGCACTTCAGGAGTTAGATGGCGTCAGCCGTGTAGAGGTGCATTTGCAAGAAGGTACGGTTGATGTGGATTATGATGAAACAAAGGTAAGCGTAGAAAAATTGAAAGAAGCGATTGAAGAGCAAGGATATGATGTGAAGTAA
- a CDS encoding heavy metal translocating P-type ATPase, translating to MSEQKHVTLRVTGMTCAACSARIEKVLNKMDGVEATVNLAMEKATVQYDPNKYTIADIEAKIEKLGYGVATEKVTLDIEGMTCAACATRIEKGLNRMEGVTSAAVNLATNSAVVEYKEGVTSVEDILEKIKKLGYKGQIRNEEQDDAGRKEELLKQKQRQLAISIILSLPLLYTMLAHMPFDIGLPMPHLLMNPWFQLLLATPVQFYIGGPFYVGAYRALRNKSANMDVLVALGTSAAYVYSLYEAFRTLGNPEYMPRLYFETSAVLITLVLVGKYFEALAKGRTTEAISKLLGLQAKEATVIRNGEEIKVPLEEVVIGDMILVKPGEKIPVDGTVIAGASSVDESMITGESIPVDKKEGDYVIGATMNTNGVLTIRAEKVGKDTALANIIKIVEEAQGSKAPIQRMADVLAGIFVPIVVGIAVVAFMIWYFFVAPGDLAKALEVAIAVLVIACPCALGLATPTSIMVGTGKGAEQGILFKGGEYLEGTHKINAVLLDKTGTVTKGKPEVTDVLQFQENMLDYAVSAESASEHPLAHAIVEYGKKQAISMKPLEHFSAITGHGIEAVIDGKSILIGTRKLMKERSVAISVHEDKMVELEKQGKTVMLVAIDGQLAGIIAVADTVKESSKEAIQTLKQMGIEVYMVTGDNKRTAEAIAKQVSIDHVYAEVLPEDKANIVEELQKQGKRVAMVGDGINDAPALAKADIGMAIGTGADVAIETADVTLVGGDLAHIPKAIELSRKTMKNIRQNLFWALFYNTVGIPVAALGLLEPWIAGAAMAFSSVSVVTNALRLKRVKI from the coding sequence ATGAGTGAACAAAAGCATGTGACACTTAGAGTGACCGGCATGACATGTGCTGCTTGTTCTGCCCGCATTGAAAAAGTGTTGAATAAAATGGACGGTGTTGAAGCGACTGTCAATTTAGCGATGGAAAAAGCGACCGTTCAATACGACCCGAATAAATATACCATTGCGGACATTGAAGCAAAAATTGAAAAGTTGGGGTATGGCGTTGCGACAGAAAAGGTGACGCTCGATATTGAAGGAATGACATGTGCGGCATGTGCGACACGGATTGAAAAAGGGTTAAATCGGATGGAAGGTGTTACAAGCGCTGCTGTAAACTTGGCGACAAACAGTGCGGTTGTCGAATACAAGGAAGGCGTTACATCTGTCGAAGATATTTTAGAGAAAATCAAAAAACTTGGGTACAAAGGGCAAATTCGAAACGAAGAACAAGACGATGCTGGCCGGAAAGAAGAGTTGCTTAAACAAAAACAACGGCAACTCGCTATTTCTATCATCTTATCGTTGCCGCTGCTTTATACGATGCTTGCCCATATGCCGTTTGATATAGGCTTGCCGATGCCGCATCTCTTGATGAATCCGTGGTTCCAGCTTCTTTTAGCTACACCCGTTCAGTTTTACATCGGCGGTCCTTTCTATGTCGGGGCGTATCGGGCGTTACGAAATAAGAGCGCGAACATGGACGTCCTAGTGGCGCTTGGAACATCGGCCGCGTACGTTTACAGCTTGTATGAAGCTTTTCGGACGCTTGGGAATCCTGAATATATGCCAAGATTATATTTTGAAACGAGTGCCGTCTTGATTACGCTTGTGCTTGTCGGCAAATACTTTGAAGCTCTTGCGAAAGGGCGAACAACAGAAGCCATTTCTAAGCTGCTCGGCCTGCAGGCAAAAGAAGCGACTGTCATTCGTAATGGGGAAGAAATAAAAGTTCCGCTGGAGGAAGTGGTGATCGGTGATATGATCCTCGTCAAGCCAGGAGAAAAAATCCCTGTAGACGGTACTGTCATCGCCGGAGCATCTTCCGTAGACGAATCGATGATTACCGGTGAATCGATTCCGGTTGATAAGAAGGAAGGCGACTATGTGATCGGGGCAACCATGAATACAAATGGTGTACTGACCATTCGCGCAGAAAAGGTAGGGAAAGATACAGCACTTGCCAATATCATTAAAATCGTCGAAGAGGCGCAAGGTTCGAAAGCTCCGATTCAGCGGATGGCTGATGTCCTGGCCGGTATTTTCGTACCGATTGTTGTAGGAATCGCGGTTGTTGCATTCATGATCTGGTACTTCTTTGTTGCGCCGGGTGATTTGGCAAAAGCGCTTGAGGTGGCTATCGCCGTTCTCGTCATTGCGTGTCCTTGTGCGCTCGGTCTTGCCACGCCGACATCGATTATGGTCGGTACAGGCAAAGGGGCAGAACAGGGAATTCTCTTTAAAGGAGGTGAGTACCTAGAGGGAACGCATAAAATCAATGCCGTATTACTCGATAAAACAGGAACAGTGACAAAAGGAAAACCAGAAGTGACAGATGTGTTACAATTCCAAGAAAACATGCTCGACTATGCCGTTTCGGCCGAGAGCGCTTCGGAACATCCGTTGGCTCATGCGATTGTCGAATACGGGAAGAAACAAGCGATTTCGATGAAGCCATTGGAGCACTTCTCCGCCATTACCGGCCACGGAATTGAAGCTGTCATTGACGGAAAAAGCATCCTTATTGGGACGCGAAAATTGATGAAGGAACGCTCTGTAGCGATTTCTGTGCATGAAGATAAAATGGTAGAGCTTGAAAAACAAGGGAAAACAGTGATGCTCGTTGCCATCGATGGACAGCTTGCCGGCATCATCGCTGTCGCGGATACGGTAAAAGAAAGCTCCAAAGAAGCAATTCAAACATTAAAACAAATGGGTATCGAAGTGTACATGGTAACGGGAGACAATAAACGGACAGCGGAAGCGATCGCTAAACAAGTCAGTATCGATCATGTCTATGCAGAGGTGCTTCCGGAAGACAAAGCGAACATCGTCGAGGAATTGCAAAAGCAAGGGAAACGAGTGGCGATGGTCGGTGATGGAATTAATGACGCTCCAGCTCTTGCGAAAGCGGATATTGGGATGGCGATTGGCACAGGAGCGGATGTCGCGATTGAAACGGCCGATGTTACCTTGGTCGGTGGGGATTTAGCCCATATTCCGAAAGCGATTGAGTTAAGCCGCAAAACGATGAAAAACATTCGGCAAAATCTGTTCTGGGCTTTGTTCTATAATACAGTTGGCATTCCTGTAGCCGCTCTCGGACTGTTGGAACCATGGATCGCTGGGGCAGCGATGGCATTTAGCTCTGTATCCGTTGTGACAAACGCGCTTCGTTTGAAACGCGTGAAAATATAA
- a CDS encoding multicopper oxidase family protein: protein MKKLLLGTVLAGVVAIGAACSNNSSMQGHDMSNMNMKKENTSNESSKQQLPLATDTEVLSGKEIHLTAKEALLQINDQVKLPVYTYNGSVPGAQIRVKQGDKVKIVLKNELPEPVTIHWHGYPVPNNQDGVPGVTMDAIKPSETFTYEFTATVPGTYWYHSHQKSAEQVDKGLYGTLIVEPKNEEKVDRDYTLVLDEWMSDPNAESNMNMNMSGMDHSNMNMSNMGHNMNMYDIFTINGKSGTSIKPLKVKKGEKVRLRLVNAGYMSHKLHLHGHEFKIVATDGQPLKDPQPIKDELLNIAPGERYDIEFIANNPGEWLLECHGNMKGTNGMKVKIQYEGQANNTDKANAKENLPVVDMTTYGKYETGPFTLDQKYDVEYTMDLGTAMGKNGMIFTINGKTHPNTAPINVKTGDLVKVKIVNNSPMDVHPMHLHGHFFQVLSKNGKPVTGSPLMKDSLNVNPSEEYVVAFKADNPGNWMFHCHDLHHASAGMVTEIKYADYKSDYTPDPNDTTNKGE from the coding sequence ATGAAGAAATTATTGTTAGGAACTGTTTTGGCGGGAGTTGTTGCGATTGGTGCAGCTTGCTCAAATAATTCTTCGATGCAAGGACACGACATGTCCAACATGAATATGAAAAAAGAAAATACTTCTAACGAATCCAGTAAGCAGCAATTACCTTTGGCAACCGATACAGAAGTGTTATCCGGGAAAGAGATTCACCTTACTGCGAAGGAAGCGTTATTACAAATCAACGATCAAGTCAAACTCCCGGTATACACGTATAATGGATCTGTACCCGGTGCGCAAATTCGTGTGAAGCAAGGGGATAAGGTGAAAATTGTTTTAAAAAATGAATTGCCAGAACCGGTTACGATTCACTGGCACGGCTATCCTGTTCCAAATAATCAAGATGGAGTACCGGGTGTCACGATGGATGCCATTAAACCGAGTGAAACGTTTACGTATGAATTTACGGCAACTGTACCGGGAACGTATTGGTATCATTCTCATCAAAAAAGCGCAGAGCAAGTGGACAAGGGATTATACGGTACATTAATCGTAGAACCGAAAAATGAGGAAAAAGTTGATCGAGATTATACACTTGTGTTAGATGAATGGATGAGCGACCCGAACGCAGAAAGCAATATGAACATGAATATGAGCGGCATGGATCATAGCAATATGAATATGAGCAATATGGGACATAACATGAATATGTACGATATTTTCACGATAAACGGAAAAAGCGGAACGTCTATCAAACCGTTAAAAGTGAAAAAAGGCGAAAAAGTACGGCTTCGTCTTGTCAATGCAGGGTACATGTCCCACAAGCTTCATTTGCATGGACATGAGTTTAAAATTGTCGCAACAGACGGGCAACCGTTAAAAGATCCGCAACCAATCAAAGATGAACTGTTGAATATCGCTCCGGGTGAGCGCTACGACATTGAGTTTATCGCCAATAACCCGGGTGAATGGTTACTAGAATGTCACGGCAATATGAAAGGTACCAATGGCATGAAAGTGAAAATTCAATACGAAGGACAAGCAAACAATACGGACAAAGCAAATGCAAAAGAAAACCTTCCTGTTGTGGATATGACCACATATGGAAAATATGAAACAGGTCCATTTACGTTAGACCAAAAATATGATGTAGAGTACACAATGGATTTAGGAACGGCCATGGGCAAAAATGGCATGATTTTCACGATTAATGGGAAAACGCATCCTAACACAGCGCCGATCAATGTGAAGACAGGAGATTTAGTAAAAGTAAAAATAGTGAACAATTCACCGATGGATGTCCATCCGATGCATTTACACGGACATTTCTTCCAAGTGTTAAGCAAAAACGGTAAGCCAGTCACAGGCTCTCCATTGATGAAGGATTCCTTAAATGTAAACCCTAGTGAAGAATATGTCGTCGCATTTAAAGCGGATAATCCGGGAAATTGGATGTTCCATTGCCATGACTTGCACCATGCCTCAGCGGGAATGGTGACAGAAATCAAATATGCCGATTACAAATCGGACTATACTCCAGATCCGAATGACACAACGAATAAAGGGGAATAA
- the pyk gene encoding pyruvate kinase has product MAIDLICTIGPATNRRDMIQALMEHGMTVVRLNLSHGEQCNHQKVIETVRSLNKQLGKKVKILGDLQGPKIRLGDIQSGTVVLQKGQRFTLRTTDCIGTDKEARVDYEQMVKDVTVGAKILLNDGAVELVVKRIGEQEIETEVIIGGPIGSRKSVNLPGTKISLPALTKKDERDLEFLLREEVDMVACSFVREAVHLHEVHQFIASMNNTKKPMIIAKIETLEAVKNFQAIREAADGIMVARGDLGVELPLAWVPLLQKAMIYECNRFHTYVITATQMLQSMVEQEKPTRAEVTDIFQAVLDGTNAVMLSAESATGKHPIESVTVLQTISSFAEKLKSEAPFDFKDMLNLIEAYFFKS; this is encoded by the coding sequence ATGGCAATCGATCTCATTTGCACCATTGGACCAGCGACGAATCGCCGGGACATGATTCAAGCGTTAATGGAGCATGGAATGACGGTTGTAAGACTCAATTTATCGCACGGGGAACAGTGTAACCATCAAAAGGTCATCGAAACGGTTCGCTCGTTAAATAAACAATTAGGAAAGAAAGTAAAAATATTAGGGGATTTGCAAGGACCGAAAATTCGGTTAGGCGACATACAAAGCGGCACCGTCGTATTACAAAAAGGACAACGGTTTACGTTGCGCACGACTGATTGCATTGGGACAGACAAAGAAGCAAGGGTAGACTATGAGCAAATGGTGAAAGACGTCACAGTCGGGGCAAAAATTTTGTTAAATGATGGAGCGGTGGAATTGGTCGTCAAAAGAATAGGAGAACAAGAAATCGAAACAGAAGTGATCATCGGTGGGCCGATCGGGAGTCGAAAAAGTGTCAACTTGCCAGGGACTAAAATATCATTGCCAGCTTTGACGAAAAAAGATGAGCGCGATTTGGAATTTTTGTTGCGTGAAGAAGTAGATATGGTTGCGTGTTCATTCGTTCGAGAAGCGGTTCATTTGCATGAAGTCCACCAGTTCATCGCTTCAATGAATAACACGAAAAAGCCGATGATCATCGCCAAGATAGAAACGTTAGAAGCGGTGAAAAACTTCCAAGCCATTCGCGAGGCAGCAGACGGAATTATGGTGGCGCGCGGCGATTTAGGAGTCGAACTGCCATTGGCGTGGGTTCCGCTTTTACAAAAGGCGATGATTTATGAATGCAATCGATTTCATACGTATGTCATTACAGCTACACAAATGTTGCAGTCGATGGTTGAGCAAGAAAAGCCGACGCGCGCCGAAGTGACTGACATTTTTCAAGCGGTGCTCGACGGCACGAACGCAGTAATGCTATCCGCAGAAAGCGCAACAGGAAAGCATCCGATTGAAAGCGTGACCGTATTACAAACGATTAGCTCATTTGCTGAAAAGCTGAAAAGCGAAGCGCCGTTTGACTTTAAAGATATGCTGAATTTAATAGAAGCGTACTTTTTTAAATCCTAA
- a CDS encoding SHOCT domain-containing protein codes for MMFGGSFMMVGIMLFWVVLIAVGFYLLYRFIHDRKEELSPLEILKVRLAKGEISLEEFEQLLKKCE; via the coding sequence ATGATGTTTGGAGGTTCTTTCATGATGGTTGGGATCATGTTATTTTGGGTTGTATTAATCGCCGTTGGTTTTTATCTTTTATATCGTTTTATCCATGATCGTAAAGAAGAACTCTCTCCGCTGGAAATATTGAAAGTACGATTAGCCAAAGGAGAGATTTCTTTGGAAGAGTTTGAACAACTATTGAAAAAATGTGAATAG